The stretch of DNA TGATGGCGTGGCGGTTGTGGTCGATGGGCCGAGGAACGTGCACGTCTGGATACAGGGTTTCGAGCACCTCGTACTCGCGTTCTGCGGCCTTCCGTGCGGTGTACTGCCACGAGACGTGCTGGTTATCGGCGGTGTAGTCGCGCTCTTTTTGCACCTCACGGAAGTTCGTAAACCCCTCACGGTGATACTTGAGCGCGAGTGGCTTGTACGACTGCACCTCGTAGACGTCGCTTTCCTTCCCAACCCCGAGGGGTGCGCCAAAGCCACGGATGGTATCGCGCTCTGAGAAGGTGCGAAGCGCGAGCGCATCGTAGCCTTCGAACGTCAGACGGTAGCCTTCGTACTGCTGGGTCTTTCGCTCGATGAGTTCGCGGTCGTGACACCGGTCGATTCGGTAGTCCACCTCCTTTTCGGTGAGGTTCGCAAACTCGGGGAGCTTCTCCCGGTTGACCCACTTGCTAAAACGCATTCCGTGTTCGATCCCCGAGAGGAGATAGAAGTCCTCGGGTTCGAGGTTCGCCATCTCTGGCGCGACGTTTCTGACCATTAGCGGGTGCTAGCGGGTCGGTGGCTAAAAGTTCGGCGAGTGACCGAAACGAGCTGATAAATCGTATAATGAGATATGAAATCGAAGGTGGCGGGCCACACTCGCAGCCACCGCTCGGGACTCCGTGTAAATACACCCTGAACATTCATGCAGCAGTTGTTACTCGGTGACACACATGGGTTGGCTACGGGCCGCCTGCGACGGTGGGTTTTTCGGGCCCGAATGAAAGCCTCCGCCACACGGCTTTCAGCCATTACCTTCTCCGTTCGCGAGCGACGCAACGCCTTTCTCTCCGGCCTTCCCATTTCGACTATGACTGACCTCGCAGACCGGGAGTGGCGGCTCATCCGGGAAGAAGCGTGGGACGGCCCGATGAACATGGCACTCGACGAAATCGCCGCAGAAACGGCAGCCGCGGGCGGGCCACGAACGGTACGCGTCTATCAGTGGAAACCAAGTACGCTCTCGCTTGGCTACCGCCAGGAACCAGACTCGGTTGATTGGGAGTTCTGTGCAGAACACGGCATCTCCGTCACCCGACGCCCAACCGGCGGCGGCGGCATCTATCACGGCGAGCACACCGACATCTCCTATTCGATTACCGCTCCGGCCGCAGAACTCCCGGGCGACCTGATGGAGACCTACGAACTGCTCTGTACGCCGGTGTTCTCCGCCTTCGAAGAGATGGGCGTCCCCGCACACTTCGCAGACGAACCCCAGCCCTCGCTCTACAAACCCTCGTGTTACCTGCGCGACTTACACCCCGCCCACGACGTGGTGGCAGCGGGACGAAAGATTAGTGGGAATGCACAGTACCGTCGCCGCGACGCCATCATCCAACACGGCTCGCTCAAGTACGACCTCGACGCAGACACGCACCTCGCGGTGTTTGCAGACCCCAATTTGACCACTGACGACGTGGAAAACCGCATCACGTCGATTCACGAACTAACTGGAATCTCGCGTGCGGACGCCGTCACCGCACTCGAAGACGCCCTCGGCGCGTGGACAACGGCTGACGAAGGAACGTGGACACAAGATGAAATCAACCGCGCACGCGAGCGCGCAGACGAGAAGTTCGCCTCGGAGGCGTGGAACAAAAATCGCACGAACCCTCTTTCGAACTAGAAGCCAAACGTCTCGCTTTCGAGTTCGCCAACGTGTTCTGCGACCGCTTCGTGGAGTTCTGCGAGCGGTGGCGTGTCGAGCGTCGGGTCGATAGCGTTCTCCGCAATCCACCGATAGCGGATGATACCGTCTTGGTCTACGAGGAAACACGACCGGTGGGCGCGTGGAATCACCTTGAAAGTGCGGTATTTCACGTCGTAGGCGTCTGCAATCGAGAGGTTTGCATCGGTGTACAGCGGAAACGACAGCCCGAGTTTGTCGATGAACCGCCGGTGGGTCGCTGGTCGCGATTTGCTCACGCCGACGACCTGTACTTGCTCGCCGCTTGCGAACCAGTCGTAGTCGCGGAAGGCACACCACTCACTGATACAGTCGGGCGTGAAGTCGTTGGTGTAAAACGCGAGTAAGACAGGACGGTCTTCGAGTAACGAAGCGAGTGCGGTCGGTTCGGTTGAGCCGTCCGCGGTGACCAGCGGTGCGGTGAAATCGGGCGCCTGAGTTTCCACAGAAAGCCCTCGTTCTCCATTCATGAATTCTGATAGGTCTGTGTGTATGTATATACTTGGGTCGTCACGGGGTTCGAAGCCCCTTTGCTCCTCTACGAGAAACGACGGGTATGCGAGTCGGAGCACACGTTTCTATGTCGAGTTCGAAAGTGTCGAGTGACCCGGAAAAACCCCCACACGACAACATTGCGAACGCCGTTTTCAGACAGGTCGCCTTTGGCGGCAACTGCGGACAGATTTTCACCCACTCCCCACAGGTCTGGCAGAGCCCGGAGATAAGCGACGAGGAGGCCGACCTGTTCAAATCGAAGACGGCGTCCGAACTGGCTGGCCCGTGGGTCATCCACTCGTCGTACCTCGTGAACCTCTGTACGCCAAAAGACGGGCTTCGCCAGAAATCCGTAGACAGCATGCAAGAGGAAGTCGATGCGGCCGCGCAACTCGACATCGAGTACGTGAACGTCCACCTCGGCGCGCACACCGGCGCGGGCGTCGAAGGCGGCCTCGAAAACGCCGTCTCCGCGCTCTCGGAACTCGACATTCCAGAGAGCGTCACCGTCCTCTTAGAGAGCGACGCGGGCAGCGGGACGAAACTCGGCGGCGACTTCGAACACCTCGCCTACGTTCTTGAGAACTCAGACCAGAACCTCGATATCTGCCTCGACACGGCCCACGCCTTTGCGGCGGGGTACGACCTCTCGACCGAAGATGGCGTCTACGAAACCATCGCCGAACTCGACGAGGTTGTGGGCTTAGAGCACCTGAAGTGCGTCCACCTGAACGACTCGAAGCACGCCTGCGGGACGAACAAGGACGAACACGCTCTCATCGGTGAGGGGCTGATTGGCGAAGAAGGCATGCGTGCGTTCATCAACCACCCCGACCTCGAAGACGTTCCACTCGTCCTCGAAACCCCGACCGAAGACGGCAAAGGCTTCGCGTGGAACATAGAGCGCGTCAAAGAACTCCGCAACTAGATGCGTCGTTTCGGGGCTGAGTACCTGCGTGAGACGCGACGGGGAATGTGGGAGGACACGACGGCGCTTGCAGGACTCGATCTCCCGAATCGCAGACGCGTCTTAGACGTGGGCTGTGGCACGGGCGAGTTGACGAGCGTCCTCGACGCAGCATCGCCCGCCGAAGTCGTCGGCGTCGACCGCGACCCCGACCTCCTCGCCCACCTCACTGGCCCGGCCGTCCGCGGCGATGCGCTGGCCCTGCCGTTTGCAGACGACACGTTCGACCTCGTGGTCTGTCAGGCGCTGCTCATCAACCTCCCCGACCCGGCCGCGGCCGTCCACGAGTTCGGTCGGGTGTCGCGCGACCTCGTCGCCGCCATCGAACCGGACAACGGGGCGGTGACCATCGAGTCAACCGTCGACTCGGAGGCGCGACTGGCCACGACCGCGCGTAAACACTATCTGACGGGCGTAAACACGGACGTCACCCTCGGCGCGGCCGCAGCCGACCTGTTTCGCGAGGCTGGTTTCTCCGACGTTTCGACGGTCCGCTACGACCACGTCCGGACGGTGTCCCCACCCTACGACCCCCACGAGTTAGAAAATGCAAAGCGCAAGGCCCTCGGCTCGGGGCTCTCGAAAAATCGCGAGGAAATGCTTGCAGGTGGTCTCACAACCGACGCGTTCGAAGCCCTGCGTGAGGCGTGGCGCGAGATGGGTCGCGACGCAATAACACAGATGCAGACAGAAACCTACGAAAAGAGCGAGACGGTGCCGTTTTACGTCACTGTGGGTCGCGTCTGATTCAGCCGTCGAGAATCGCTTTGGTGCGCTTGTTCAGTTCTTGTATCTTCTCGATTGCCGCCTCGGGGAGCATGTCCTGTGGCGGTTCGAGCGCAGGTTGGCCCTCGGGCGACGGGTTGCCAACGATGACGGTTCCGAGCATGCCCACTTTCTCGTGGGGCGTACAGAAATAGTCGTAGACTCCCTCGACGTCGAAGGTGTGTTCGAACTCCATGCCTTCGTCTACGAGCACTTCGCTGTCCCATGGCTCTGCCTCGTCGGGGATGCGGGTTGGCTGGTCGTACTCTAAGTGGTAGGCGGTCGTCGAGTGGACGCCGCTCACCTGTTTCCACGTCACGATTGCACCCTGTTCGACCCAAGCGATATCCGGCCGGAAGCCGGTCGAGTCGCCTTTGGTCCACATCTCGACGGTCGCACTCGACTGTGGCTCGGTCGGGTCTTTCGGCGTTGGCTCGCTGGTCGTGGTTTTTTCCGTGGTCGTCTCCTCACCGGATTGCGTAGTCGTGCTCGTGGTCGTCTCGTCGTTTCCGTTTCCGCCGGACGTACAGCCCGCAAGTGAGAGGGCAAGGCCAGCTCCCGTGAGCTGTACCAATCTGCGACGAGTCAAGTCAGTCATTGTGAAAGAACACGGGAGACGAACCTAAAACGTGTTGCGGCCGTCAGACCACGTCACCGCGTACCGATGCACCGTCTTGGCTCGCGCGATATTCCCGCACGACGTCTGCGGCGGTCGCTGCCTCTTGATCGTCCATGCCGAGCATTTCGAGCGCGCCAGCGAGCGTGGGGAAGACGTACTCGCCGTTTCGCAGTTTGTCGAAAGCCTCGGCCGACCGGGTGCCGTCAATCCACAGCGCCGCGCCGCGTGGGTCTAAAATCTGTTCGTACGCCTCGCGGGCCATCGCCCCGCGCAGCCGCTGGGTGACGTTGTTCTCGAACCCGGCGTTGCACACTTCGAGGTGTATCGGCTCGTCTGGGGAGACGAGGTGGGAAGCGAGGCACTTTTCGGGGGCGACGTGGCCGTTATCGTTCGCGCGGATGTGTTCTGGGTACTGCTCTGCCCAGTCGAGGCGCACGGTTTGGCCAACACCTTTGACGCCGTATTCGCGTCGGAACTCGGCTTCGCGGCTGCCGTCGCCGTGAAACAGGAGGTCTTTTCTCAGATAGATATCGAGGCGGGAGACGGGGTCGAGCCCGAGTGCGAGGTCGCCGTACACCCAGATTTCGCGCACGGGAACCGGCATCGTCTCCGATTCGACCGTTTCGACGAGGCGTTCGACCCGGTCGACCGCCGTCGCGCGGTCTAATTCCATGCTCTCGTCTTGCAGGCGGGGGTGGAAAACGATTGCCTCTGTTCGAGGTATAGTTTCTTACCAATACTTACCAATATGTGAGTATGATTGCGTCTAGCGTTCAACGAGGGGTCAAACAGTGGGCCGTTTCACTCGTTGGACTGCTGTTCGTCCTCCTGTCGGTCGGTCTACTGGCGTTTGGGGACACGAATGCACGACCTGTTGAATTCTTACTCCCGCTGCTTCTCGCCTTTTCGCTCGTCGGCTTTGGCGTGTGGCTCGCTCGCTTCCGCTTATCCCCGTCAAGAGCTTCGTGGGTCGCAGCTTGGACGGTCGCAGGAACGGGACTACTCGCGTTGATGAGTGTCTGGACAACGTACCACAGTGTCACTGACGGCATCCCACTCACCGAAGCACTGGAACAGGGACTTGTCCACCTCACACTCGGAGGTATCTCTGGTGCAGCGGTCGGGTTTTTCGACGT from Haladaptatus sp. ZSTT2 encodes:
- a CDS encoding serine/threonine-protein kinase RIO2; this translates as MVRNVAPEMANLEPEDFYLLSGIEHGMRFSKWVNREKLPEFANLTEKEVDYRIDRCHDRELIERKTQQYEGYRLTFEGYDALALRTFSERDTIRGFGAPLGVGKESDVYEVQSYKPLALKYHREGFTNFREVQKERDYTADNQHVSWQYTARKAAEREYEVLETLYPDVHVPRPIDHNRHAIIMDKIDGVELSRAALEPDQVVPVLDLIVGEMQGAYARGYVHSDMSAYNVFVGKDGVTIFDWPQAVATDHENAPELLARDLKNIVQHFQQKYPQQVRRELDVQAIVDAVVAGEFETIEAAA
- a CDS encoding lipoate--protein ligase family protein, encoding MTDLADREWRLIREEAWDGPMNMALDEIAAETAAAGGPRTVRVYQWKPSTLSLGYRQEPDSVDWEFCAEHGISVTRRPTGGGGIYHGEHTDISYSITAPAAELPGDLMETYELLCTPVFSAFEEMGVPAHFADEPQPSLYKPSCYLRDLHPAHDVVAAGRKISGNAQYRRRDAIIQHGSLKYDLDADTHLAVFADPNLTTDDVENRITSIHELTGISRADAVTALEDALGAWTTADEGTWTQDEINRARERADEKFASEAWNKNRTNPLSN
- a CDS encoding peroxiredoxin; this encodes MNGERGLSVETQAPDFTAPLVTADGSTEPTALASLLEDRPVLLAFYTNDFTPDCISEWCAFRDYDWFASGEQVQVVGVSKSRPATHRRFIDKLGLSFPLYTDANLSIADAYDVKYRTFKVIPRAHRSCFLVDQDGIIRYRWIAENAIDPTLDTPPLAELHEAVAEHVGELESETFGF
- a CDS encoding deoxyribonuclease IV codes for the protein MRVGAHVSMSSSKVSSDPEKPPHDNIANAVFRQVAFGGNCGQIFTHSPQVWQSPEISDEEADLFKSKTASELAGPWVIHSSYLVNLCTPKDGLRQKSVDSMQEEVDAAAQLDIEYVNVHLGAHTGAGVEGGLENAVSALSELDIPESVTVLLESDAGSGTKLGGDFEHLAYVLENSDQNLDICLDTAHAFAAGYDLSTEDGVYETIAELDEVVGLEHLKCVHLNDSKHACGTNKDEHALIGEGLIGEEGMRAFINHPDLEDVPLVLETPTEDGKGFAWNIERVKELRN
- a CDS encoding class I SAM-dependent methyltransferase is translated as MRRFGAEYLRETRRGMWEDTTALAGLDLPNRRRVLDVGCGTGELTSVLDAASPAEVVGVDRDPDLLAHLTGPAVRGDALALPFADDTFDLVVCQALLINLPDPAAAVHEFGRVSRDLVAAIEPDNGAVTIESTVDSEARLATTARKHYLTGVNTDVTLGAAAADLFREAGFSDVSTVRYDHVRTVSPPYDPHELENAKRKALGSGLSKNREEMLAGGLTTDAFEALREAWREMGRDAITQMQTETYEKSETVPFYVTVGRV
- a CDS encoding plastocyanin/azurin family copper-binding protein, with product MTDLTRRRLVQLTGAGLALSLAGCTSGGNGNDETTTSTTTQSGEETTTEKTTTSEPTPKDPTEPQSSATVEMWTKGDSTGFRPDIAWVEQGAIVTWKQVSGVHSTTAYHLEYDQPTRIPDEAEPWDSEVLVDEGMEFEHTFDVEGVYDYFCTPHEKVGMLGTVIVGNPSPEGQPALEPPQDMLPEAAIEKIQELNKRTKAILDG
- a CDS encoding DUF7095 family protein; the protein is MELDRATAVDRVERLVETVESETMPVPVREIWVYGDLALGLDPVSRLDIYLRKDLLFHGDGSREAEFRREYGVKGVGQTVRLDWAEQYPEHIRANDNGHVAPEKCLASHLVSPDEPIHLEVCNAGFENNVTQRLRGAMAREAYEQILDPRGAALWIDGTRSAEAFDKLRNGEYVFPTLAGALEMLGMDDQEAATAADVVREYRASQDGASVRGDVV